A window from Mya arenaria isolate MELC-2E11 chromosome 9, ASM2691426v1 encodes these proteins:
- the LOC128246182 gene encoding uncharacterized protein LOC128246182 codes for MAMEYCDPCRNRSRSITASFWCPFCREAFCKVCCQFHKTMKLTKTHQVRPIADMSSYEREHRGEVTYNLESALNDVNFNEKTQLREIDNILVVMDSLSDTALTLKKMFFDLKMQNESEKVDCLRKASLFRDRLKQLADDFEGHIAAELEYTQHAESLQIESKIEECDNIFNAIEMSKDLTQSMKSEYITPQTIHKVNAARQRCLEYKYSLQRVHSRLQPVHYDLAIDRNVNDALNTTPGVIGKVEVSHENDDIIEDRHTKPDQSKGRRGSSVSTTSSRMTAVSRPQSFKTLSSEHAQKLHDIRLNRKDDQDEPMIAAICTLNNNHFLTLDRNNNKMLLVHNDGVIVTQYVFTSQIWDMTLIDSLTAAVTVPDNDKIVLVKVRNNNLCAERLIKTSNICYGICTIEGFIVVTVKGGYVKIVTKAGEEVASLRHNQRGEILFTDPQHVQTNRDQNELYVTDYTLHTVTGLILTGVKIDSQPKFVFRNNELRNPTGMCLDIHGHIYVCGYSSHNVVKLSPGGVLLLVLLSGVINPKTVSLSAMEDQMYVSSLITGGGRSKHMQNVIEVFKL; via the coding sequence ATGGCAATGGAGTATTGTGATCCGTGTAGAAATCGTTCCAGATCTATAACAGCTTCCTTCTGGTGCCCGTTTTGTCGCGAGGCATTTTGTAAGGTATGCTGCCAGTTCCACAAAACCATGAAGTTGACGAAGACCCATCAAGTACGACCAATAGCCGACATGTCGTCGTACGAGCGGGAGCATCGTGGGGAGGTTACATACAACCTGGAAAGTGCacttaatgacgtcaattttaATGAGAAAACACAGCTCCGAGAGATTGACAATATTTTGGTGGTAATGGATAGTCTGAGTGACACTGCTTTGACACTGaagaaaatgttctttgatCTGAAAATGCAGAACGAATCGGAGAAAGTTGATTGTCTGAGAAAAGCGTCATTGTTTCGTGATCGCCTGAAACAGTTGGCAGATGACTTTGAAGGACATATAGCTGCAGAACTTGAGTATACACAACATGCAGAAAGTCTACAGATTGAATCTAAAATAGAAGAATGCGATAATATATTTAACGCCATTGAGATGTCCAAAGATCTGACACAGAGTATGAAATCTGAATATATTACTCCACAGACCATTCACAAAGTGAACGCGGCACGTCAACGCTGTTTGGAGTACAAATATTCCCTCCAACGTGTTCACAGCAGGCTGCAGCCCGTCCATTACGACCTTGCTATAGACAGGAATGTAAACGACGCTTTAAACACCACGCCAGGGGTAATCGGCAAAGTAGAAGTCAGTCATGAAAACGACGATATCATTGAGGATCGACACACAAAGCCAGACCAATCAAAAGGAAGGCGTGGAAGCAGTGTGTCCACAACAAGCAGTAGAATGACGGCAGTGTCCCGACCACAGTCTTTCAAAACGTTAAGTTCTGAGCATGCGCAGAAACTGCACGATATCCGACTTAATCGTAAAGACGACCAGGACGAGCCAATGATCGCCGCTATATGCACCCTCAACAACAACCACTTTCTAACGCTTGATCggaacaataataaaatgttgctgGTACACAACGACGGTGTTATCGTCACCCAGTACGTGTTTACAAGCCAAATATGGGACATGACTCTTATTGATTCATTGACTGCAGCAGTTACCGTTCCTGACAATGACAAAATTGTTCTTGTAAAGGTCAGAAATAACAATCTTTGCGCAGAGCGGCTGATCAAAACCAGCAACATATGCTACGGAATCTGTACGATAGAGGGCTTTATAGTTGTTACCGTCAAAGGTGGGTACGTTAAAATCGTCACAAAAGCCGGAGAGGAGGTTGCATCATTGAGACACAATCAGCGCGGTGAAATCCTCTTTACTGACCCTCAACACGTACAAACAAACCGAGACCAGAACGAACTGTACGTCACAGACTATACGTTACACACCGTGACCGGTCTTATTCTAACCGGCGTGAAAATTGATTCTCAACCGAAATTCGTTTTCAGAAACAACGAACTCAGGAACCCAACAGGAATGTGTCTTGATATACATGGACACATCTACGTGTGTGGTTACTCCTCACACAACGTCGTGAAGCTGTCTCCTGGGGGAGTTTTGCTTCTTGTTCTGCTGTCTGGAGTCATCAATCCAAAAACCGTGTCCCTCTCTGCCATGGAGGACCAGATGTACGTTTCCTCTTTGATAACAGGCGGCGGAAGATCCAAGCACATGCAAAACGTCATCGAGGTTTTCAAATTATGA